Proteins found in one Oryza glaberrima chromosome 4, OglaRS2, whole genome shotgun sequence genomic segment:
- the LOC127771653 gene encoding uncharacterized protein LOC127771653, whose amino-acid sequence MNSGDAEAAAASKKARCKKEKKKKRKDDCGAAEASAADEEIVHDNKRKKQLQQKKNGDDVAVPNRKTTVSIAVAGSIIDNAQSLELATLLAGQIARAATVFRIDEVVVFDSNSSVENSGDDVESGARFLVRILQYLETPQYLRRRLFPMHNNLKFVGLLPPLDAPHHLRKHEWSEFREGVTLDGDRSMGTFVDVGLSKNVLVEQMLEPGKRVTIAMGTNRDITTACKRKIVSPSSPRDEMELYWGYKVRYASNLGGVFSDSPYKEGYDYIIGTSEHGKIISSSELILPSFRHLLIAFGGLAGLEECIEEDRNLKGKGVDDVFNTYLNTCPSQGSRTIRTEEALLISLQYFQDPIRRAG is encoded by the exons atgaACTCCGGAGACGCCgaggcagcagcagcctccAAGAAGGCCCGGtgcaagaaggagaagaaaaagaagcgaAAGGACGACTGCGGAGCCGCAGAGGCTTCAGCGGCTGACGAAGAAATCGTCCACGACAATAAGAGGAAGAAGCAGCTGCAACAGAAGAAGAACGGAGATGACGTGGCGGTTCCGAATCGGAAGACCACGGTgagcatcgccgtcgccggatccATCATCGACAACGCCCAGTCCCTCGAGCTCGCCACCCTC CTGGCAGGACAAATCGCCCGCGCGGCGACCGTCTTCCGCATCGACGAGGTTGTGGTCTTCGACAGCAATTCCTCAGTGGAGAACAGCGGCGATGACGTAGAGAGTGGCGCGCGCTTCCTTGTTCGCATCCTACAGTATCTGGAGACTCCACAATACCTGCGCCGACGCCTTTTCCCGATGCACAACAACTTGAAGTTTGTG GGGTTGCTGCCCCCACTCGATGCACCACACCATTTGCGCAAGCATGAGTGGTCTGAATTTCGTGAAG GTGTAACATTGGATGGGGATCGTTCAATGGGGACATTTGTTGATGTCGGATTGAGTAAG AATGTTCTGGTTGAGCAAATGCTAGAACCAGGGAAGAGAGTAACTATTGCCATGGGTACCAATCGTGACATTACAACAG CTTGCAAAAGGAAAATtgtttccccttcctctcccagGGATGAAATGGAATTGTATTGGGGCTATAAGGTCCGGTATGCTTCAAATTTGGGTGGAGTTTTCAGTGATTCACCATACAAG gaAGGATATGATTATATCATTGGTACTTCAGAGCATGGAAAGATCATTAGTTCATCTGAGCTGATCTTACCTTCCTTTAG GCACCTTTTAATTGCATTTGGTGGATTGGCTGGTCTAGAAGAATGCATTGAAGAAGATAGAAATTTGAAG GGTAAAGGTGTAGATGATGTATTTAATACCTATTTGAATACATGTCCCAGTCAAGGGAGCAGAACAATAAGAACGGAG GAAGcacttctcatctctctccaaTACTTCCAAGACCCCATTAGGCGAGCTGGATAG
- the LOC127771826 gene encoding heavy metal-associated isoprenylated plant protein 27-like, which translates to MGIVDVVSEFCSVPRTRRHLKKRKQFQTVEMKVRIDCEGCERKIKKALEDMKGVSSVEVTAKQNKVTVTGYVDAGKVMRRVAYKTGKRVEPWPYVPYDTVAHPYAPGAYDKKAPAGYVRNVVSDPSAAPLARASSTEVRYTAAFSDENPNACSVM; encoded by the exons ATGGGCATCGTCGACGTTGTCTCCGAGTTCTGCTCCGTGCCGAGGACTCGCCGACACCTCAAGAAGAGGAAACAATTCCAG ACAGTGGAGATGAAGGTGCGGATAGACTGCGAAGGCTGTGAAAGGAAGATCAAGAAGGCCCTTGAGGACATGAAAG GGGTGAGCTCGGTGGAGGTGACGGCGAAGCAGAACAAGGTGACGGTGACGGGGTACGTGGACGCCGGGAAGGTGATGCGGCGCGTGGCGTACAAGACCGGGAAGCGGGTGGAGCCATGGCCATACGTGCCGTACGACACGGTGGCGCACCCCTACGCACCGGGCGCCTACGACAAGAAGGCCCCCGCGGGGTACGTGCGCAACGTGGTGTCCGACCCCTCCGCCGCACCGCTCgcccgcgcctcctccaccgaGGTCCGCTACACCGCTGCCTTCAGCGACGAGAACCCCAACGCCTGCTCCGTCATGTAG
- the LOC127771175 gene encoding uncharacterized protein LOC127771175 has translation MRSIRAAQALASRSLLLSSRALHGDAASTAAAAAGGGRLGVQPSPPSQASSSSSSRAMPAGIAGAVSFSLTFATMAAAEAKERPPMDLLPQNVVLYQYQACPFCNKVRAFLDYHDIPYKVVEVNPLSKKEIKWSEYKKVPILTVDGEQLVDSSDIINILQQRVRPDDKATNEEEEKWRRWVDEHLVHVLSPNIYRTTSEALESFDYISKHGNFSFTERFAVKYAGAAAMYMVSKKLKKKYNITDARASLYDAANTWMEALDGRDFLGGSKPNLADLAVFGVLRPIRYLTAGKDMVEHTQIGDWYQRMEDAIGEPSRIQE, from the exons ATGAGGTCAATCCGAGCGGCGCAAGCTCTGGCCTCCCGCTCGCTGCTCCTCTCCTCGCGCGCTCTCCATGGGGACGCCGCCTCCACggctgcggccgcggcgggcggcgggagatTGGGCGTCCAGCCGTCGCCCCCATCCcaggcatcatcatcatcatcctcgcgGGCCATGCCAGCTGGAATCGCTGGGGCGGTCTCCTTCTCCCTGACCTtcgcgacgatggcggcggcggaggccaagGAAAGGCCGCCCATGGATCTGCTGCCGCAGAACGTGGTGCTGTACCAGTACCAGGCCTGCCCCTTCTGCAACAAAGTCAGAG CTTTCCTAGACTATCATGATATACCCTACAAGGTTGTGGAAGTTAATCCATTGAGCAAGAAGGAAATCAAGTGGTCTGAGTACAAGAAGGTCCCAATACTGACGGTAGATGGTGAACAGCTGGTTGATTCATCAG ATATAATCAATATATTACAGCAAAGGGTCCGCCCTGATGATAAAGCCACTaatgaagaggaagaaaaatggCGCAG GTGGGTTGATGAGCACCTTGTGCATGTCTTGTCGCCAAATATATATCGGACAACTTCAGAGGCCTTGGAATCTTTTGATTATATTTCAAAACATG GCAACTTCAGTTTTACTGAGCGGTTTGCTGTGAAGTATGCTGGTGCTGCAGCAATGTACATGGTGTCTAAGAAGCTAAAGAAGAAGTACAATATAACTGATGCGCGTGCTTCATTATACGATGCTGCCAACACATGGATGGAAGCCCTTGATGGAAGGGATTTTCTAG GTGGCTCCAAGCCTAACTTGGCAGATCTTGCAGTATTTGGTGTTTTGAGACCTATCCGATACTTGACAGCTGGAAAAGATATGGTTGAGCATACACAAATTGGTGACTGGTACCAACGTATGGAAGATGCAATTGGAGAACCATCAAGAATCCAGGAGTAG